From the genome of Paraburkholderia flava, one region includes:
- a CDS encoding MerR family transcriptional regulator, translating into MKQASADNSPPLTIGALASETGASVRSIRHYDEHGLLTSVRASNGYRVFPRAAVTQVRQIQRMIATGFSVADIRAFPDCMRMIEGANACSQTSDVQRKRLASIERQIADLERRRARLLKTLNEGIVPPLD; encoded by the coding sequence ATGAAACAGGCCTCCGCAGATAATTCGCCGCCGCTCACCATTGGTGCGCTCGCCAGCGAAACCGGCGCAAGCGTCCGCTCGATCCGTCACTACGACGAACACGGCCTGCTTACATCGGTTCGCGCGAGCAACGGCTACCGCGTGTTTCCACGCGCGGCCGTCACGCAGGTCAGGCAGATCCAGCGGATGATCGCAACAGGTTTCAGCGTCGCCGACATCCGCGCGTTTCCCGACTGCATGCGGATGATCGAAGGCGCGAATGCGTGCAGCCAAACCTCCGACGTCCAGCGCAAGCGGCTCGCATCGATCGAACGCCAGATCGCCGACCTCGAACGCCGCCGCGCCCGTCTGCTCAAGACGCTGAACGAAGGCATCGTGCCGCCGCTCGACTGA